CCCTGCACCTCGCGAGCATCTGGATCGCCACGATCGGCGCCTGGTTCTCGGCGTACTTCATCCTCGCCGCCAACGCCTTCATGCAGAACCCGCTCGGCTACAAGATGGCCGAGGACGGCTCGCGCGCCGAGATGACCGACTTCCTCGCCGTGCTCACCAACCCGGTGGCGCTCGCCGCCCTCCCGCACACCCTGTTCGCGGCGTTCATGATGACGGCGGGCGTGATCATCTCGATCTCGGCCTGGCAGCTCGCGCGCGGGCAGAACGTCGCGATGATGCGCTCGTCGCTCAAGTACGGCCTGTGGGGCATGATCGTCGCCTTCGCGGGCGTCGCGCTCTCGGGCGACCAGCTCAGCCTCGTCATGGTGTCGACGCAGCCGATGAAGATGGCGGCGGCCGAGGCGATGTTCGACAGTGCGTGCGGAGCGGATGCCTCGTTCTCGATCTTCACGCTCGGCACCCCCGACGGCTCGAGCGAGCTGTTCTCGATCCGCGTGCCGTACCTCCTCGCGTTCTTGTCGACCCACTCGCTGCAAGGGTGCGTCGAGGGCATCAACGACCTCAACGCGCTCTACACGACCGAGATGTTCCCGCAGTTCGCGGACCAGGTGGACGGCAACTTCGCTCCCGTCCTCTGGGTCACCTACTGGGCGTTCCGCTGGATGATCGGCCTGGGCGGCGTCGCAGCCCTCACGGCCGTCGTCGGCCTCTGGCTCACCCGCAAGAAGGCGAAGCGCGATGTGCCGCAGTGGGCGTGGAAGCTCGCGATCTGGGCGTGGCCGGCATCCATGTTCGCGATCCTCGTCGGCTGGGTCTTCACCGAGATGGGGCGCCAGCCCTGGATCGTGTTCGGTCTCATGCTCACGGAGGACGGTGTCTCGCCGAGCGTCCCCGGCTGGACGGTGCTGATCTCGCTCGTCGCCTTCACCCTCATCTACGCCGCGCTCGCCGTGGTGGAGATCGGGCTGATCATCAAGACGTCGAAGAAGGGACCCGATCCCCTGCCCGGACCCGACGATCCCGACCCGGGAGAGCTCGCGGTCGCCGACACCCCCACGACGGTCTACTAGGAGCGCGCCATGGACCTCGCATACCTCTGGTTCTGGATCGTCGGATTCCTGTTCGTCGGCTACTTCGTGCTCGACGGGTTCGACTTCGGCGTGGGCATGTCACTGCCGTTCCTCGGCAAGGACGACATCGGCCGCCGGCAGATCATCAACACCATCGGTCCCGTCTGGGACCTCAACGAGACGTGGATCATCGTCGCCGGCGCGTGCCTGTTCGCGGCATTCCCGGAGTGGTACGCAACGCTCTTCAGCGGGTTCTACCTGGCGCTGCTGCTCATCCTGCTCGCGCTGATCCTGCGCGGCGTCTCGTTCGAATACCGGCACCAGCGCGACAGCCTGCGCTGGAAGCGCGGCTTCGACACGATGATCGTCGTCGGCTCGGCCGTGCCCGCCCTGCTGTGGGGCGTCGCGGTCGCCAACATCGTGCAGGGCGTCCCGCTCGACGCGGACCACGAGTTCACCGGCTCGCTGCTCACGCTCCTCAACCCCTACGGGCTCCTCGGCGGGCTCACGACTCTGCTCCTCTTCTTCACCCACGGCGTGTACTTCGTCGCGCTGAAGACGGACGGCCAGGTCGCGGCCGACGCGCGGCGGCTGGCCTCGCGAGCGGGCATCGTCACGATCGTCGTGGCTGCGGCGTTCCTGATCTGGACGGTGGGGATGGCGTTCGCCGAAGGACGCGAGCTCGCGATGGCGACGGCGTTCCTGTCGGCGATCGCCGCGGTGCTCCTGATCGCGTCGTGGATCTCGAACGCCCGCGGCCGCGAGGGCTGGGCGTTCGGGTTCGGGGCGGCGACGATCGTCGCCGCCGTGCTGGCGGTGTGGTTCGCGCTCTTCCCGTTCGTCATGCCCTCGAGCACGGACCTCGCGAACAGCCTGACCATCGAGAACGCCTCGAGCACCGACTACACGCTGACGATCATGTCGTGGGCCGCGCTCATCTTCCTGCCGCTGGTGCTGCTGTACCAGGGCTGGACGTACTGGGTGTTCCGCAAGCGCGTGTCGCGGACGCGGATCGAGAAGGCCGCCGCGATCGTCCATTGAGTCCGACGTGCGGCGCCGGTCGGAGGCGCACGAGCGCGGTGGATAGGGTCGAAGCGTTGTGAACAGCGAATCGGAGAGCGCGGGGCCTCCCCGCCCGTCAGGCAAGCCCCTCGACCCTCGCCTGCTCCGCTACGCGAGCGCCTCGCGCGGCTTCTTCGTCGCGATCGGCGTGATCGCGGTCGCGCAGACGGCCGTGGTCGTCGCCTTCGCGTGGCTGCTGACGCGCGCGATCACGGGTGCGATCGACCGGATGCCGCTCGCCGACCTCGCCGCCACGCTCGGCGCGCTCGCCGCGGTGGTCGCCGTGCGGGCGGTCCTGCTGTGGGCGCGCGAGGCCGTCGCCGCGCGCGCAGCCGCGCGTGTGCAGACCCAGCTGCGGACGGCTCTGGTCTCGTCGGTCGGAGTCCTCGGGCCGGACTGGCTCGGCACCCGCAATTCGGCCCAGCTGGCCGTCACGGCGGGGCGCGGCCTCGACGCCCTGGAAGCGTACTTCGGCCGGTATCTGCCCCAGCTCGTGCAGACCGTCGTCGCCACGCCGATCATCGTCGCGGTGATGTGGTGGCAGGACTGGATCTCGGGGCTCACCGTCCTGCTGACCCTGCCCCTCATCCCGATCTTCATGGTGCTGATCGGCCTCGCCACGCGCACCGTGCAACAGCGGCAGTGGCGCACGCTGCAGCGTCTGGCGGCGCGTTTCGCCGACACGGTCCACGGTCTGTCGACGCTCAAGGTGTTCGGCCGGCAGCACCGGGCGGCGGCATCCATCGAGCAGGTCACCGGCGAATACCGCCGCGAGACGATGCGGGTGCTGCGCATCTCGTTCTTGTCGGGGTTCGCGCTGGAGTTCCTGGCGAGCATCTCGGTGGCGATCATCGCCGTCTCCATCGGGTTCCGCCTCATCGACGGCGCTCTCGCGCTGACGGTCGGGCTGTTCGTGCTGCTCCTCGCGCCCGAGGCCTACCTGCCGATTCGGCAGGTCGGCGTGCAGTTCCACGCGGCTGCCGAGGGTGTGGCCGCGACCGACGACGTGTTCGCCGTGCTCGACGCCGCGCGCGGCGCAGAGGCCGGCGGGCCGCAGGCATCGGTCGCCGCGCCGGGATCCGTGCTGCGACTGGCCGCCCTGCGTGTGCGACGCGGCGAGCGGATGCTGCCACCTCTCACCCTCGAAGCGGCGCCGGGGTCGGTGGTGCTCATCGAAGGGCCGAGCGGCGCGGGCAAGTCGAGTCTCTTCGCGGCGCTGCGGGGCGCCGCCCACTTCGAGGGCGAAGCGGTGTACGGGACCGCCGAGGTGAGGACCCTCGCCCCTTCCGCCTGGCTGGCGTGGGCCGGTCAGCACCCCGGCCTCGTCGCCGGTTCGATCGCAGCGAACGTGGCGCTGGGAGACGACGCCCCCGACGCCGGTTCGGTGCGGCGAGCGCTCGGCCTCGCGTGCGCGGGCGACCTCGATCCGGACCGCGAGCTGGGCGTGCAGGGAGCAGGACTCTCGGGCGGCCAGGCGCAGCGCGTCGCCGTGGCGCGGGCGTTCTACCGGCACCTGCGCGGGCGCGCGGCGGTGCTGGCACTCGACGAGCCGAGCTCTGCCCTCGACCCCGACACCGAAGCGGCCCTGTGGACCGGCGTCCGCGCCCTCGCCGACGGCGGAGCCGCCGTGCTGCTGATCTCGCATCGCACGAGCGCGCGCGCCATCGCCGACACGATCGTGCGTCTCGAGCCGACCGAGGTGAACGCATGAGCTCTCCCTCGACCGCGCGCACCACGCCCCCGACGACACCCGCGAGCGTGCTGCGCGGCGCCGTGCCCCCGGCACGACGGCTATGGCCCGCCCTCGCGTCAGGATTCGCCTCCGAGGCATCGGCCGTCGCCCTGCTCGCCGTGAGCGCGTGGCTCATCGTGCGCGCGAGCGAGCAGCCGCCCGTGCTCTACCTCTCGGCGGCGGTGGTCGGGGTGCGCTTCTTCGCGCTCTCCCGCGCCTCGTTCCGCTACCTCGAGCGGCTCACCGGACACGATGCGGCGCTGCGGCAGCTCGCGACGACCCGGGCATCGCTGGTGCGAAGACTCGTGCCGCTCGCGCCGGACGGCCTGTCGCACACGCGCCGCGGGTCCGTCCTCGGCGCACTGGTGGACGACGTCGACGATCTCCAGAATCTCCCCCTGCGCGTCGTGCAGCCGCTCGTGGCGTCGGCGACCGTCGCGATCGGCGCGGTCGTGCTGGTGGCGTTCGTGTGGTGGCCCGCTGCCCTCACGCTGCTCGCGTGCCTGATCGTGGCGGCCGTGGCGGCGACGCTGTGGGGATGGGCGGCGGGCGGCCGCGCGGAGCGCGAGATCGCCCCGCTGCGCGCGCGCCTTGCGGATGCTGTGCTCGACCACCTCGGGAGCCTCGACGTGCTCCTCGCCTACGGCGCTGAGGAGCAGAGCCGCGCCCGCATCGCCGACGCCGATTCCGCGCTCCGCCGCGCGGTCGTGCGCCGGTCGGGAGCGCAGGCCGGTACCGCGGCCGTCGTCTCGCTCGTCGCCGGTGCGGCATCGATCCTCGCCGTGCTCGTGGCGCTGCCGGGCGCGGCATCCGGAGCGCTCGACGGCCCGTCGCTCGCGGTGGCCGTCCTCGTGCCGATGGCGGTGTTCGAGGTGTTCGCGGCCGTGCCGATGGCGGCGTCGGCGTGGCGGCAGGTCCGGGCGTCGGCCGAGAGGATCTCCGGCGCGCTTCCCGACACGCTGCCCGACGGGCTCGTCGACGAGCGCGTCGCGGCGACCGGTGAGGCGCCGCCGCTCGGCGACGGCGTACGGCTGCGGGGCGCCTCGGTCCGCTGGCCGGGAGACGCGGACGTGGGCCTGCACGACGTCGACCTCGACATCCGCCCCGGCGAGCGCGTGCTCGTCATCGGTCCGAGCGGCGCCGGCAAGACGACGCTCGCCCACGCGCTCGTCCGATTCCTCGAGGTGGATGGCGCGTACGACCTCGGCGGTCGTCCGGCCCACGACCTCGCCGGCGACGACGTGCGCCTGACGGTGGGGCTGTGCGAGCAGCATCCGATGCTCTTCGACGAGGACATCCGCCAGAACCTGCTGTTCGCGCGCGACTCGGCCACCGATGCCGAGCTGGAGGCCGTCCTCGCCCGCGTCGGACTCGGCGACTGGCTGCGGGCGCGCGGCGGACTCGACGCGCGGGTCGGTGAGCGCGGATCGCTGGTGTCGGGCGGCCAGGCGCAGCGCATCGCGCTGGCACGCGGCCTGCTCCGCGGCTTCCCCGTGCTCGTGCTCGATGAGCCGACCGCGGGCGTCGACCCCGAGGCATCCGATGCGCTGCTCGTCGATCTTCTCAGCGCCGTCGAACCCGATCAGGCGGTCGTGCTGATCTCGCACGTGGCCGTGCCGCCGGCCCTCGTCGATCGTGTCGTTCGCATCGAGGCGGGCCGCGTGCGGTCCTGAGGCTCAGCCCGGGAGCCTCGTCTCACCGCGCCGCTTCCGCCGCGATGATGTCGGCCGTCGCACCGGGGTCCGCCGACGGATCGACCTGCTCGACCGACGGGGCCGGCCCGTCAGGACCCGGCGTCGTCGCCTGCGCCGCTGCGGCGATGCGGGTCGCCATTCCCGCGAAGATGAAGCCGTGGAAGGGCAGCACGGCGAACCAGTAGAGGCGTCCGGCGAGGCCCTTGGGGAAGAACACGGCGCGCTGGTCGTACCGCGACCCGTCCCCGTCGGCGGTGGCGCGCAGCTCGAGCCACGCGAGTCCGGGCACCTTCATCTCGGCGCGGAGCCGCAGCATCCGTCCCGGTTCGATCGCCTCGACGCGCCAGAAGTCCAGCGCGTCGCCGACCCCGAGTCGCGCGCGAGAACGGCGTCCGCGGGCGAGCCCGATGCCGCCGACGAGCCGGTCCATCCAGCCGCGCACCGCCCACAGGAACGGCGAGGAGTACCACCCGTTCTCGCCTCCGATCCCCTCGATGACCCGCCACAGCGCCTCGGGCGGCGCCGTGGTGTGCGCCGTGCGCGCGTCGGTGAAGACGGCGCGGCCCGACCAGTCCGGGTCGCTCGGGAGGGGGTCGCTCGGCACTCCGAGCACTTCGGAGTCCGCCCAGCTGGTCTCGACGGCGTCGCCGGCGACGCGGCCGAGGGCCAGCCGCACAGCCCGCCGGTAGGGCGTCAGGCCGTCGGCGGGCGGCGGGATCAGGTCGTCGATGTCGCGGTCCTTCATGACGCACTCGTTCTGCAGGGACTCGACGAGAGGACGGGCGATGGATGCCGGGATCGGCGTGACGAGGTTGACCCATAGCGATGCGAGCCGAGGCGTCAGCACCGGGAGGGACGCGATCGGACGCTGATGCAGTCCGGCCTCGACGGCGTACCCGTTCATCATCTGTCCGTAGCGCAGCACGTCGGGTCCGCCGATGTCGACCGCGCGGTTCACGTCGGGCGCGACGCGCGCTGCTCCGAGGAGGTAGTGCATGACATCGCGCACCGCGATCGGCTGGATGCGGTTGCGCACCCAGCGCGGGGCGGGCATGTAGGGCAGCACCTCGGTCAGATGCCGCACCATCTCGAACGACGCGGAACCCGAGCCGATCACGACGCCGGCCTGCAGCACGAGCGTCGGCACGCCGCTGCCGAGCAGCATCTCTCCGACCTCGACGCGCGAGCGCAGGTGGTCGGACAGCTCCACGCCGGACGGGTGTAGTCCGCCGAGGTAGACGATGCGTCGCACCCCGGCGTCCGACGCGGCGCGAGCGACGGTCGCGGCGGCGCGGCGGTCGGCCTCGGCGAAGTCCCTGCCCGCCGCCATCGAGTGGACCAGGTAGAAGACCACATCGACGTCGTCCATGGCGCGAGCGGCGGCGACGGCATCCGTCGCGTCCCCGGCGACGACGTCGACCCGGCTCCCCCACGTGAACGCCGAGACCCGGCCGGGTTCGCGCGCGAGCACGCGCACGTCGTATCCGGCGGCGAGGAGGCGGGGCACGAGGCGCCCGCCGATGTAGCCGGTCGCGCCGATCACCAGGGCGCGCGTCGCCGTGCCGTCATCCCGTGGGACGGCGGCGAGCTCCGGCTCGCGACCGGTGGGTGCCGAGAGGTCCTCCATGCTGGCAGGCTACGCGCGCCCCCGAGATCGGCGAAGGGGTTGACGCGGAGCCCCGAGACGCGTCAGGAGAGCGTCATTCCGAATGCGCCGGGCCCGTCGGGCGAGGGCAGCGGCGCGAAGCCGACCCGCGGATAGAACGCGATGGCGCCCGCGTTGTCGGGCGACGCGACGAGGTGCAGCCCGGCGACCCGCTGCCGCCGCAGCTCAGCCACGAGGGTGCCGATCAGGCGTCGGCCCAGCCCGTGACCCTGCGCCTCCGGCAGGAGGTCGATGTGCAGGTGCGCGGGGTACTCGGCGCCGAACGACACGGCTTCCGTGCCGCGACGGTAGGCGTAGAGCAGGATGCCGTCCTGCCGTGTGACCTCGGATGCCGGCCGGGGCCACCGGGTCCCGTGCCGGGGCCACCATTCGGCGCGGAACCATTCCTCGAACGCCGCCGTGTCCGGCGCGGCGACGACGTAACCGACGACGCGGTCGTCCTCGGTCTCGACGACGAAGGCGAGGTCGGGGTGGCGGGCGACGTAGGGCAGCACGAAGATCTCGGCCCACAGGTCGTCGTCGTCGAGGACTCCGGTGCCGTCGGCTCCGGCATCCGCCGTCTTCAGGCAGATCTCGGCGAGCGCCGGCTCATCGCCGGGTCGGAAGGGGCGGATGCGCATCCGATGAGTCTAGGAGCGCCGCTCAGGGCTCCGCTCGAGGTATCGCGACGAATCGCACCGCCGGCGCAGGGATGCGCAGCCTCACGAAGACTCCGGGAGCGAGTCCGAGGTCGAGCGCGGTGTCGGCCGGCACATCCACCGCGACCTCGGGCTCGGCCGTGCGCACCCGCACGCCGGCCGGAGTCTGCTCGAGCCGCATCACGCGAGCGATCCACTCCCCGTGGCGGGACGTCGGCTCGAGCCGGGTGACGCCGGTCCAGGTCTCGGCCGGGACGGACGCGATCTCGACCGACGACGGCCGGAACACCGCCGCCACCTCGGTGCCGCCCGGGAGATCGGATGCCGCGCCCGTCGCCGCGAGAACGAGCGGACCCTGCACCCAGTCTCCGGATCCGGTCGATCCGGCGACGCGGTTCAGACCCGCGACCGCCGCAGCGAACCGGGTCGCCGGCGCAGCGAGCACCTGCCGTACCGGCCCGGACTGCGTGACGCGCCCGTCCTCGAGGACGACCAGGCTGCTCGCGAGCGACACCGCGTCCACCGCGTCGTGCGTGGCGACGATCGCGGTGGTGTGCGTGGCGGCGAGCTGGTGATGCAGAAGCGCACGGATGTCGGCGGCGGTCTCGGTGTCGAGCGAGGTCAGGGGTTCGTCGAGGAGCAGCGCGGCCGGCGAGGTCGCGAGCGCACGGGCCAGGGCGACGCGCTGCTGCTGCCCGCCCGAGAGCTGGGCGGGGCGCCGGTCGCCCATACCGTCGAGACCGACCCGCCACAGCCATTCGTCGGCCTCCCCGAGGGCACCGGGCTTGGCGACGCCGCGCACCCGCAGCCCGAACGCGACGTTCTCGTGCGCCGTCAGGTGCGGGAACAGCCGAGGCTCCTGCCCGAGCAGCACGATGCCCCGCTGCGACGGCGTCGTGCGCACGCGCGGTCGCGGCGCCCGGTCGAGCTCGCGATCCCCGAGCCGGATGTGCCCTTCGCCGAGGTCGACGAGCCCCGCGAGGGCCCCGAGCAGCGTCGACTTCCCCGCCCCGCTCGGTCCCATCACAGCCACGACCTCGCCGGCGGCCGCGCTCACCGCGGCGTCGAGCCGGAACGCGCCGCGCTCCACGACGACGCGGGCATCCAGCCCCACCCCGGTCATCGCTGCGCCTCGGGACGCCAGGCGCGCACGAGCAGGAGCACGCCGACCGCTGTCACCAGGAGGAGCAGCGACAGCGCCACGGCCGTGCCCTGCGAGACGCCGGCGCCGTTGAACGCCGTGTAGATCGCGAGCGGCATCGTCTGCGTGACGCCCGGCGCGTTGCCCGCGAACAGGGCGGTCGCGCCGAACTCGCCGATCGTCCGCGCGAAGCACAGGACGATGCCGGCGACGAGCCCGGGAGCCGCGAGCGGCAGCGTGACGCGACCGAGGATCGTCCATCGATCGGCCCCGAGAGCGGCAGCGGCCTGCTCGTAGCCGACGCCGGTCGTCCGCAGCGATCCCTCCAGTGCCAGCACCAGGAACGGCAGGGCGACGAACGTCTGCGCCAGCACGACGGCCGTCGTGGTGAACGGGATGCGCAGCCCCCATTCGGCGAGGATGCCGCCGAGCCAGCTCGTGCGACCGAAGAGGAACAGCATCGCCACGCCGCCGACCATCGGCGGCAGAACGAGCGGCACGGTGACGAGCGCGCGGAGCACGGCGGAAGCCCGGGGACCACTGCGTGCGATGAGCAGAGCGAGCGGTACACCGAGCACCACGCACACCGCGGTGGCCATGAGGCCCGTGGCGAGCGAGAGACCGAGCGCGGACAGCGCCTGCGGCGAGGTCACGTCGGTCCACAGGGTCGACCAGTCGACGCGCAGCACCAGCGCGGTGAGCGGAAGCGCGAGCAGCGCGAGCCCGAGCAGCGCCGGGACGGCGAGGATGCGCGGCACGAAACCGACGCGATCGCCGCCCGCGATCACGGCGCCCCGAAGCCGAAGCCGTCGAGCAGGGTGCGACCCTTCTCCGAGAGGACGAACTCCACGAACGCCGCGGCGGCGGCCGGGTTCCCGGAATCCGAGAGCGCCGCGATCGGATAGTGGTTGACGACGTCGTCGGCGCCTGCCGCATCGATCGACTCGACATCGTCGCGGCCTTGTACGTCGGTGACGTAGACGAGCCCGGCATCCGCCTCCCCGGCGGCGACCTTCGTCAGCACGGCGGTGACGTTCTGCTCGAGGCTCGCGGGCGTCACGGTGACGCCGTCGTCGTCGAGGAGGGTCTGCGAAGCCGCGCCGCACGGGACCTCCGGCGCGCACAGCACCACGGTGAGACCGTCGTCGCCGAGGTCCTCGACGGACTCGACGCCGCCCGGATTGCCGGCGGGCACGGCGATGACGAGCGTATTCGAGGCGAACAGTTCGGGCGCCGTCGCAAGACCGGCATCCACGACCTTCTGCATGTTCTTCTCGTCGGCGGACGCGAACACATCGGCGGGTGCGCCCTCGATCAGCTGCGTGGCGAGGGTGCTCGATCCGTCGTACGAGATCGGCAGCACCTCGAGCTGCGGATGCCGCGCCTCGAACTGCGTCGCGAGCTCGTCGAACGCGGTGCCCAGCGACGCGGCGGCGTAGATCGTCAGCTCGCCCGTGAGCTCCTCGGTGACCGCCGGCTCGGAAGGCCCGGGAGACACCGGGCCCGCGGGCTCGTCGCCCTCCGCCGCGCAGCCGGCGACGGCCAGCGCGCCGGCGATCAGGGCGGCGATGAGGACGGGCCGTCGCGGCATCGTCAGCTCCTCGGCGTTTCGACGATCACGGTGGTGGCCTTCACGACGGCGACGGCGAGCGAGCCCACCGCGAGACCGAGGTCGTCGGCGGCCTCGGCCGACATGAGCGACACCACGCGGTGCGGACCGGCCTGGATGTCGATCTGCGCCATGAGCCCGTCCCGCTGCACGCGCGTGACCAGGCCGACGAAGCGGTTCCGGGCGCTCGAGACGAGGTCTCCCCCGTCGGCGGGCGCCGCCGCCAGCTCGACGGCACGAGCGGCGAGCGCGTCGCCGGGGACCTCGGCGGGCGTCGAGCCCGTGGTGGGAAGCGCTCCGGCGTCGATCCACCGGCGCACGGTGTCGTCGCTCACGCCGAGGAGACGCGCGGCCTCGGCGATCTTGTAACTCGGCATGCTCGCACGATATCACCGCAGATTCGGCCCCCGGGCCGTTGTATCTCCGCGCATGCGGATCATGACGACGCATCGATCCCGACCCTCCGTCCGCGCAATACCCTGGACCCATGCCGATTCCGCCGCTCGTCGAGCCCGTCGCGGCCCTCGCCGACGACGAGGTCGCGCGTACGGCCCGCCACGCGAGCCTCGCCGGTTTCGGCGAGACGGCGCAGCGCCGGCTCGCCGCCGCCCACGTCGCGATCGTGGGGGCCGGCGGACTAGGCTCCCCGACCGTGCTGGCCCTCGCCGCCGCCGGCGTCGGCACGCTCACGGTGATCGACGACGACGAGGTCGAGGCATCCAATCTCCAGCGCCAGGTGATGCACCGCGTCGCCGATGTCGGGCGGCCCAAGGTGGACTCCGCTCGCCGCGTCGCCGAAGATCTCGCCCCGCGGACCGTCGTCCACACCGTCCGCGCGCGGCTCACGCGCGGCAACGCGACCGCGCTGCTGTCGGGCGCGCACGTCGTGGTCGACGGCACCGACACGTTCGAGACGCGCGCCGCGGTCGCCGCGGCCTGCGAGCGGCTGGGCGTGCCGCTCGTGTGGGGCGTCGTGCAGGAGTTCCACGCGCAGGCGACCGTGTTCTGGTCGGCGCCCCCGCAGGGGTACCCGGCGATACGGCTGTCGGACCTCTACCCGCCCGAGTCCGTCGGTGACGTGCCGTCGTGCGAACAGGTCGGCGTGCTCGGACCCCTCTGTCTGCAGGTCGGCGCACTGCTCGCGACCGAGACGGTCAAGCTCGTCACCGGTGTCGGCGAGCCGCTCCTCGGCCGGGTCATCGTGATCGACGCCCTGCGCGGGCGCACCGATGAGATCCCGCTGCGCCCGGCCCGCGCCTCGACCCCCATCGCGACCGGCACGGATCCCGTGCCGCAGGTCGACCTCGACGCCGCGATCGCCGCGCAGGCCGCCGGTGCCACCCTCCTCGACGTGCGGGAACCGCACGAGACCGCGACCGGAGTCCTGCCGGGCGCGATCGAAGTCCCGCTCGCACGGCTGCTCGCAGAACCGGCCCTCGCCGGCGACGGCCCGGTCGTCGTGGTCTGCAAGGTCGGCGTGCGCGCGGAGCGTGCGGCCAGGGCCCTGCGCAGCGCGGGGATCGAGGCATCCGTCCTCGCCGGAGGCATGGACGCATGGGCCTCGGCGCTGCGTGAGCGGTCGCACGCGTGACGACCGACGGCCTCGTCTCGATCGAGGACCACCTCGCGGCGGTGCTGGCCGCGACGACGCTCGTCGACGCCGTGACCGTGCCGGTCGCCGCGGCGCGCGGGCGCACGCTCCGTGAACCCGTGCGGGCGGCCGTCGACATCCCCGTCTTCGACAATTCCGCGATGGACGGCTTCGCGGTGCGCTTCGCCGACGTGGCGGATGCCGCGGCCGACGCCCCGGTGACGCTGCGGGTAGTCGCGGACCTGCCCGCGGGGACGGCGCTCGACCCCGCCCTCCGTCCGGGCGAGGCGGCCCGCATCATGACGGGCTCCCCCGTCCCGTCCGACGCGACGGCGATCGTCCCGTTCGAGGACACCGCAGGCGGCCTCGCGGACTCGCTCGGGAGCATCCGGGTGCTGCGCGCCCCGCGCGGCGCCGGCGTCCACGTGCGCCGGCGGGCCGACGACGCCCGCGCGGGCGACGAACTGCTGCCCGCGGGCACGCTCCTCGGCCCCCTCCAGCTCGCCGCGGCGGCTGCCGCCGGCGTCGCCGAGGTCGTCGTGAGCCGGATGCCGCGGGTCGCCGTCGTCTCCACGGGGTCGGAGCTCGTCGCGCCCGGCACGCCACTGGAGCGCGGCCAGATCCCCGAATCCAACGGCGAGCTCCTCGCCGGTCTGGCGGCGGAGGCCGGAGCAGAGGTCGTTCTGCGCCTGAGCGTCAGCGACGACGGCGATGGCCCGCGCGAGGCCGTGGCGGCCGCGGAGCTGCTCGGCGCCGACGTCGTGGTGTTCTCCGGCGGGGTGAGCGCGGGTGCCTACGAGGTCGTCAAGGGCACGCTCGGCGACGTCATGGCCTTCCCTAAGCTGCGCATGCAGCCCGGCAAGCCGCAGGGCTTCGGCCGCACCCCCGGCGGCACCCTCCTGTTCGGACTGCCGGGCAACCCGGTGAGCGCGGCCGTCTCGTTCGAGGTGTTCGCGCGCCCGGCGCTGCTGCAGATGCAGGGCCGCACCGCACTGTCGCGTCCCGTGCTGCGTCTGCCTGCCGCGACGGGCTGGCGCACCCCGCCGGGCCGCACTCAGTACCTG
This window of the Microbacterium sp. SSM24 genome carries:
- a CDS encoding GNAT family N-acetyltransferase — protein: MRIRPFRPGDEPALAEICLKTADAGADGTGVLDDDDLWAEIFVLPYVARHPDLAFVVETEDDRVVGYVVAAPDTAAFEEWFRAEWWPRHGTRWPRPASEVTRQDGILLYAYRRGTEAVSFGAEYPAHLHIDLLPEAQGHGLGRRLIGTLVAELRRQRVAGLHLVASPDNAGAIAFYPRVGFAPLPSPDGPGAFGMTLS
- a CDS encoding sulfate/molybdate ABC transporter ATP-binding protein, whose protein sequence is MTGVGLDARVVVERGAFRLDAAVSAAAGEVVAVMGPSGAGKSTLLGALAGLVDLGEGHIRLGDRELDRAPRPRVRTTPSQRGIVLLGQEPRLFPHLTAHENVAFGLRVRGVAKPGALGEADEWLWRVGLDGMGDRRPAQLSGGQQQRVALARALATSPAALLLDEPLTSLDTETAADIRALLHHQLAATHTTAIVATHDAVDAVSLASSLVVLEDGRVTQSGPVRQVLAAPATRFAAAVAGLNRVAGSTGSGDWVQGPLVLAATGAASDLPGGTEVAAVFRPSSVEIASVPAETWTGVTRLEPTSRHGEWIARVMRLEQTPAGVRVRTAEPEVAVDVPADTALDLGLAPGVFVRLRIPAPAVRFVAIPRAEP
- a CDS encoding ABC transporter permease; translated protein: MPRILAVPALLGLALLALPLTALVLRVDWSTLWTDVTSPQALSALGLSLATGLMATAVCVVLGVPLALLIARSGPRASAVLRALVTVPLVLPPMVGGVAMLFLFGRTSWLGGILAEWGLRIPFTTTAVVLAQTFVALPFLVLALEGSLRTTGVGYEQAAAALGADRWTILGRVTLPLAAPGLVAGIVLCFARTIGEFGATALFAGNAPGVTQTMPLAIYTAFNGAGVSQGTAVALSLLLLVTAVGVLLLVRAWRPEAQR
- the modA gene encoding molybdate ABC transporter substrate-binding protein, with product MPRRPVLIAALIAGALAVAGCAAEGDEPAGPVSPGPSEPAVTEELTGELTIYAAASLGTAFDELATQFEARHPQLEVLPISYDGSSTLATQLIEGAPADVFASADEKNMQKVVDAGLATAPELFASNTLVIAVPAGNPGGVESVEDLGDDGLTVVLCAPEVPCGAASQTLLDDDGVTVTPASLEQNVTAVLTKVAAGEADAGLVYVTDVQGRDDVESIDAAGADDVVNHYPIAALSDSGNPAAAAAFVEFVLSEKGRTLLDGFGFGAP
- a CDS encoding TOBE domain-containing protein yields the protein MPSYKIAEAARLLGVSDDTVRRWIDAGALPTTGSTPAEVPGDALAARAVELAAAPADGGDLVSSARNRFVGLVTRVQRDGLMAQIDIQAGPHRVVSLMSAEAADDLGLAVGSLAVAVVKATTVIVETPRS
- a CDS encoding HesA/MoeB/ThiF family protein, translated to MPIPPLVEPVAALADDEVARTARHASLAGFGETAQRRLAAAHVAIVGAGGLGSPTVLALAAAGVGTLTVIDDDEVEASNLQRQVMHRVADVGRPKVDSARRVAEDLAPRTVVHTVRARLTRGNATALLSGAHVVVDGTDTFETRAAVAAACERLGVPLVWGVVQEFHAQATVFWSAPPQGYPAIRLSDLYPPESVGDVPSCEQVGVLGPLCLQVGALLATETVKLVTGVGEPLLGRVIVIDALRGRTDEIPLRPARASTPIATGTDPVPQVDLDAAIAAQAAGATLLDVREPHETATGVLPGAIEVPLARLLAEPALAGDGPVVVVCKVGVRAERAARALRSAGIEASVLAGGMDAWASALRERSHA
- the glp gene encoding gephyrin-like molybdotransferase Glp, with protein sequence MTTDGLVSIEDHLAAVLAATTLVDAVTVPVAAARGRTLREPVRAAVDIPVFDNSAMDGFAVRFADVADAAADAPVTLRVVADLPAGTALDPALRPGEAARIMTGSPVPSDATAIVPFEDTAGGLADSLGSIRVLRAPRGAGVHVRRRADDARAGDELLPAGTLLGPLQLAAAAAAGVAEVVVSRMPRVAVVSTGSELVAPGTPLERGQIPESNGELLAGLAAEAGAEVVLRLSVSDDGDGPREAVAAAELLGADVVVFSGGVSAGAYEVVKGTLGDVMAFPKLRMQPGKPQGFGRTPGGTLLFGLPGNPVSAAVSFEVFARPALLQMQGRTALSRPVLRLPAATGWRTPPGRTQYLPVTIDRTDPSAWRAVPATGGGSHLAGGLGRAEAYAIVPDDVAAVEAGDAVDVMLIT